The nucleotide window ATGTCCTGCCCACGGCAAAATTTCAATTTCATCCGGGAAAACAGGCAGAATATCTATTTTTTTATGTTCTTTAGCCGTAACCTTCGTCTTTTTAATATCATAAGGAATAAGAACGTCCATGGCTTCATCCAGATTCCCGATCGTGGCGGTAATTCCCCAGATCTTAACCTTCGGGACGTATTTTCTGAGCTGTGAAATCGCAAGTTCTACCATGACACCGCGCTTTGAACCCAGTAATTCATGCCATTCATCCACAGCCACACATTTCATATCCCTGAAAAAAGCTTCATTGTTTTTCTGAGCCAGAAGCAAGTGAAGACTTTCAGGAGTTACCACAAGAATTTCAGGCATTTTTTTTACCTGCTGCTGTCTCACTTTAGGATCAGTATCTCCGTTTCTTACACCGACAGTCCAATCCAGTCCGATTTCATCAATGGCTTCCTGCATCGCTTTTGCAATATCTTTGGATAAAGAACGAAGTGGTGTAATCCAGATCATTTTCAATCCTTTTTTGTATTGTTCAGGATGATTCAGGAAATCTGAAACCAATGCTAAAAAAACAGAAAAAGTTTTCCCGAATCCGGTAGGGGCCACAACCATTCCGCTGTATCCGTTTCCGAATTTTTTCCAGGTTTCCAGCTGGAATTTAAAAGGGGCAATGCCTTTATCGGTCATCCATTGCTGAATGATCTTTAATCCGTTGCTATGTTCAAAAGCTGCCAATTCTATTTTTATTTAAATTTTTAACGCAAAAGGGCGCTAAGTTTTTATTTGATATTGTTTATTTTCCGATCGCAAGGGCAATATCTTACTATAGCTTAGCAGAGTGCCTGAATATTACGCTATCATAAAAAGTCCTTGCGTTAAAATCTATTGTATTAATTTTTTAATTTCTTCCAAATCATCAATTTCCTCTACAGTTTTATCTTTCCGCCATCTTACAATTCTCGGGAAACGGAGCGCCACACCGCTTTTATGGCGGTTGCTGAAACCTATTCCCTCAAAAGCAATTTCGAATACCAGCTCAGCTTTTACCGTTCTTACAGGACCGAATTTCTCAATAGCATTTTTGGTTACAAAGCGGCTTACTTCCATGATTTCCTTATCCGTAAGACCTGAATAGGCTTTGGCAATCGTTACTAAAGTGTCTCCGTTTTTCACGGCAAATGTATAATCAGTATAGTAAGCACTTCGTCTGCCGCTTCCTTTCTGGGCATAAATAAGCACGGCATCAATGGTAAACGGATTGATTTTCCACTTCCACCAGTCACCTTTTTTACGGCCGGAATGATAAGGAGAGTTTTTTTGCTTCAGCATCAATCCTTCGCTGTTTACTTCTCTTGAATTTTCTCTGAGGCTATTCAATTCTTCCCATTTTTCAAACTCCAGGCTTTTGGAAATGCTGATGTTCTGAGGATTTTCATTCAATAACAGTTCTTCAAGCAAAGCACGTCTTGCAGAGATCGGTTTCTCTCTCAAATCATTATCTTCAAACTCCAGAAGATCATAGGCAAAAACTTCAATCGGGATTTCCGACAGCATTTTTTTAGTTAAAGTTTTTCTGTTCAATCTTTTTTGTAGTTCATTGAAATTTAAAACTTTACCATCTTTTACTGCCAATATTTCTCCGTCCAGCACAAAGTTGCCTTTCATTTCCTGTACAACTTCCATGATCTCCGGAAATTGTTCTGTCACAAGTTCTTCACCCCTTGACCAGATGAAGACTTCATCGTTTCTCCGTATGATCTGTCCGCGTATTCCGTCCCATTTGTATTCTACCAGCCATTCATCAGGATTTCCCAGTTCTTCAGCTTCTTTTTCCAAAGGATAGGCAAGGCAGAAAGGATAAGGCTTTGAGTTGTCGGGATTAACATTTTCTGCATCAATAAGCTCTTTGAACGACACTTCATCCGGGAGCCATTTGCCCATCAGGCTATGCATTAAGGCACTGGATTCCTGACCGGAAAATCTGGTCAGCGCATTGATTAATGTTTTATCTGATACTCCGATACGGAAACTTCCGCCAATTAATTTGTTGAAAATCAAACGCTCAGTATAATCCAGACCATTCCATGACTGCAGTACGAATTCTTTTTTCTCTGTATCGGTTTTGCTTTTTAAATTAACAATATCATTCATCCATTCTGATAAAGAACGCTCGATTTTTTCCTGCGGGGGAGGCAGTATCAATGATAAGGTTTCCCCAAGATCTCCTACGGAGGAATAAGACTCCTGAAACAGCCAGTAGGGAAGCTGCGTAATCTCCAGTGCCCATTCTTTCATGTAATTGGTATTCACATTTCTCTTGGGTCTTTTTCCGGTAAACAAGGCAATAAACCATACTTTATCTTCATCAGGAGCACGCTCCAGGTAATCAATGATAGCATCAATTTTAGCGTTGGTTTTATTGGTGGTTTCCAACGCGTTGATAAGTTCTGCAAAGTGTCTCATGATTCCGGGGTTTGAAGGGTTTCTTTTTCGGATTCTTCCTCGTCGTCTCCAAATAATGTTTCCACAACATCTGCTTTGATTCCGATCTCATTCAGATATTTTGAAAATACTTCTGTCTGTCCGTGGGTAACATGTACAAGCTCGGCTTCTGTGGCTTTTACAGTCTGTAATAATCCTTTCCAGTCGGCATGGTCGCTCATGGCAAATCCTGCGTCTGCACTCCGCCATCTTCTGGCACCGCGCACCTGCATCCAGCCTGAGCAAATAGCTGTAGCAGGATCAGGGATCTTTTTGATGATATTACTGTCCAATAAGGCTGGCGGCACAATGACAATTTCATGCTGTACTTCTTTGGGACGTTCCCTGAAATCTGCAATTGTGTATTCAGGAAGATCAATTCCCACAGTTTCGAAGGCTTCATTCAGTTTTCCGATGGAATAGTGGACATATATTTTCCCCAGCTCTTCCACAGCCTTCATGATACGCTGGGCTTTTCCAAGAGAATATCCTATGAAGACTGATGTTTTATTATTTTCTTTATTTTTCAGTACCCAGTTCTGAAGTTTTTTATTTAGATCCGGAACTTCGAGCCAGTTATAAATGGGAAGACCGAAAGTACTTTCCGTCACAAACTCATTACATTTCACCAGCTCGAAAGGGGTACTGAGTCCATCGTTCTGTACTTTATAATCTCCCGAAATTACGGTTACATATCCTTTATATTCAAGTCTTATCTGAGCTGATCCGATAATATGTCCGGCAGGATGCATAGAAAGCTTTACTCCATTAATGGTAACAACCTCTCCGTATTCTATACTCTGGCATTCGATATCCGTCCCGATTCTCTGATGAAGGATAGGTTTTGTGAAATGATGACACAGGTATTTTTTCATTCCCCAGCGGGCATGATCAGCATGACCGTGCGTAATGACCGCCATATCTACAGGTCGCCAGGGGTCTATATAAAATTTTCCCTGCGGACAGTAAATTCCTTTTTTTGTAAATGTGATTAATTTCAATGGTGTGACTGGTTTTGTAGAGTACCTTCAAAAACTTAACCAATTTACAACAAACCGTTTATTTTTAATCACTGAAAGTATCAAAAGAGGTTAAAAAAAGCTGCTTCGGTTCGAAACAGCCTTTTATTTTATTTTTCATTAAGAACTTCATTTACGTAATCAATCCATTGATAATCAGGGATTGTTCTATCTATGTAATAATCCGGCTGAATCCCTTTTCCATCAATGGCCATTTCCGGAATACGGAAACTTTTAGAAAGAGAATATCCTAATTTAAATTCGTTACAGGGTGAATTAATAAAATACATATTGGAAATGTCAAGAACTCCCGCTGTCGTTGTCCCGAAAAGCTTCACTTTTTTGCTCTGCTTGGCAGCCAGTAAAAACTCTTCGGCAGTACTGCCATTACCATCATTGATGATAATTCCCACATTTTTCGGATAAGGCGAAATTTTATCAAGCTTGTTGATTCCTACTATATTTCCATCGTCCTGAAGGCTGACAAACTTACCTAAGTTCCTGGTGAGTTTATCATAGGCCTTCTTCAGATATTCTCTTTCTTCCTTCGGTATTCCATATTTCTGATAATTTTCATACAGATCCAGCATTCGTTGATTATTCAGTTTTGTAGAATAAAACTGTGTCCTGATACTTCTGATAGGATTGGTATAGAGATAGGGAATAATTTTATCAAAACTGCTGTCACTGCCGCCGCCATTATTTCTGATATCAATAATCAGATTTTCTGTGCTTTCAATTTTAGATTGATTGGCTGCAATAACGCTGTCTATATCTTTTTTTAAAGCACCGTTGAAAGAAGGAATTCTTAAAAGCAGTGTGGTTTTGTTAAGCACTTTCAGGAAAGGCTTTTGTGCTTTTATTGTTTCAAAGTACGTTTCAATGCTTTCTTCTTTTTCAAATTGGGGTGAAATTCTTTTCAGGGTAAACTCACCCAACCCAAGATAATTTTTTCCAATTAACCTTATATTGTTTATTTCCTGGGCTGATTTGTTTCTCAAATAAAAGGTTCCTGTGGTTTTATCAGCTTTAATAACCAGTTTCAGTTCATAAGGTTTCCAATTTTCTGCTCCAGATGTAATGATAAAACCCTTATAACTATCGCCAAATTTCTTGATTCCAATCGTGTAAGGCCCGGTTTCCCAGATCCCTTCAATATCCGAATCTTTCTTAGTCAGAACTTCTTTTTTAAATTTTTCAAGATCAACTTTTACCATTTCTGTTTTTATATTTTCAACAGCTGCAGTTGGATTTTGCTGACTGGTATTGTCAATTTTTGAGATTGAAAAATGGCCGGATCTGAAGAATTTAAGCCAGTCATAAATGATTTGCTGGCATTCAGTATCTGACTTTACATTTTTGATTTTGTTCAGAAATTCATTGTTATGAGCCTGATAAGCAGGGGCTCCCTTTTGATCAATTACATATTGATAGCCGGCATCATTTTCCTCAAATGTCTTTTTTACCCACTGATAATTACTTTCACAATTACAATTCTGAGCAAAGCTGAAAGAAGAAGAGATAAAAATTAAAAGAAGTGTTTTAATTTTAAGCATATACTGGTTTTAGTTTATATTACAAATCTAACAATAAATATATTTTTTTATGATGTAAAAGGAGACTTATTTAGAAAACTATTCATCCTCTGTTCGTTTTTATGAACTTTCCAGCAATATAAAAATGAGCTTGCAAGCAATATTACCCTTGTGGAAATCTTTGAAATTTGTATCATCATTAAAAAAGAATACAATGAGTAAAACAATTTTAATCACAGGTGCAGCAAGTGGGTTCGGAAAGATTGCTGCTTTTGATCTTGCTAAAAAAGGACATAAAGTAATTGCTACCGCACAGGTTTAAAAGACCTTCAGATATTTATCTTGATCTGGGTTTTGAGAATTTATCGCACTTTTATTCTTCATTCAAAAAGAAATTCGGACTGACCACTACTGAAGTTTAGTGCAACCATTAAAAAGCACAACTTTAAAATAAATACAAAGGCACAGGAATTAAATCTTGTGCCTTTGCATTTTCAAAACTTTGAACTTTAAGTAAAGCATTTATCCAATCGACAATTTCCAACGATTTATTTTTCAAAATCATAAAGATTGATTCCCGTTTCTTCGTTTTTAATTTTTACCACTCTGGTATTCAACGGATAGAAAATAAATTCTGCGGCTCCCTGAATTTTTGCTTCTAAAAGATGTCCTGCCAAAGCGGTGTAATCTTCTCTTCCCAGCGTAATGTGAAGGTGAAGCGTCAGTTTTCCCTCTATCTCCGAAACATTTCCGGAAATATTGGTGACTTCCATCTGTTCTTTAAAGGTTTTATCTACATATTTTTTTGTAGCCGGATTAAAGAAACGAAGTGTTGCTTCACTTACTGCTCCGATTCCTGTTACTTCTCCCGCCAGAATTTTCTGATCCATGATAAAATCAGTTAGTGTCTCCACAATATTGCAATGATTTTCAATACTTACGATATAAATTTGATCTGCTTCTCTGGCAGACCAACGTTTTCCTTTATAATTCATATCAGCATGTTTTATTCTTTTGTTTTCAGATAGTTGATAATCCCTATTACGTCATCCTGACCAAAACCTTTGTCATGTGCATTTTGATACGTTTGAATCAATGGTTCTGATAAAGGAAAATCAGCACCGGCATTTTTAGCCAGAAGAATGTCTTTGAGCATAAGATCAAGAGCAAATGCTGGGGCATATTCATCCGCAATCAGCAGTGGCGTTTTTACCTTTGTTGCACCGCTTCCGCTGGCACTTTCATTAATGATTTCAAGCATATCAGACCGCTCGATTCCTAATTTTCCGGCCAGCAATACAGTTTCTGCCAGTCCCTGATAAATGGCAGACAGAAAATAATTAACTGATAGTTTTCCTGCGATTCCTTTTCCGTTTTCACCGAGATGTTTTACAGATTTTCCCATTTTCAAAAGGTAGGGCATGGCCCGCTCGATGTCTTTTTCTTCACCTCCTGCCATAATGATGAGTGCACCTTCTTTTGCAGGCATAGTGCTTCCTGCTACAGGAGCATCAATAAAAGAAGCTTCCTTTATCTTAAGAGCTGCTGCTGTTTCCGTGGAGGTTTCGGGAGAAATTGTACTCATATCCACGAAGAGCTTTCCCTGAATATTTATAGGGAGAATTTCCTCATACACTGCTTTTACGGCATTATCGTTGGTAAGCATTGTGAATATAATATCACTGTTTTGTACAAGGTCTTTAATTTGGGTGCAGACGGATGATTTTCCCTCAAAATCTGTGGTTTTTTCAGCAGATCTGTTGTAAACGGATAGCTGAAAGCCTGCTTTTTCAAGGTTCTTGGCCATAGGATGTCCCATATTTCCTAATCCGATAAATCCGATTTTTTCCATTGCCATATTGTATAATTTATTGTTAATTCGATAGTGTGTAACGTCAATTTCCTGAATAAAAAAGAGTTATGCAGCAAATAAGTAAACTGCAATACGTGTTGTTTTTGCTGCAAAATGCCTACCAATCATGGTCTTATAAGGTTAAGTTTTAATTATATTTTCAGTCATAAATTTTTTAAACCGGAGAAACTTTCAGAAATTTGCAAAAAATAAGAGTTCATGAAGATTGTAGACATAGATAACTGGAACAGGAAAGAACATTTTGAATTTTTCTCTAATATGGCAAGTCCTTATTTTGGATTTACAACAGAAGTAGACTGTACAAAAGCATACGAAACAGCCAAAGAAAAAGGATATTCTTTTTTTGCCTATTATTTTCATAAGTCTATGGTAGCGATCAATACAGTTGATGAATTAAAACTTAGAATCGTTGACGGGCAGGTTGTACAGTTTGACACGGTTCATGCTGGCAGTACCATCGGAAGACCGGATGGAACTTTCGGTTTTTCTTTCACCCATTATTCAGAGGATTTTGAAACATTTAATGCTGCTTTGCAGGAGGAAATAAAAGGAGTTCACCAGACTTCGGGACTGAGATTAAGCAATGAAAGACTGGGAAAGGATCATGTAAGACATACCACTATTCCCTGGAACTCTTTCAGTGCGATATTGCAGCCTACTGATTTTAATACACAAGAATCTGTACCAAAAGTTGCTTTTGGGAGATTCAATATCCGTGACGGCAGAAAATATCTTCCTGTTTCTGTTGAAGCACATCATGGATTGGCAGACGGGATTCATATTGCCAGATACCTGGAAGAATTTCAAAGACAGCTTGATCAGTAGGAGCGGGCAGAATATTGTCATACAAAATAGAATAAAAGCCGGAGTACATCCGGCTTTTATTTTTAATAATAGATCTTCCGGCGTTCTATTTTTACCATCTGATCTTTTTCCATTTGTTTTATGGTTCTTATCACTGTTTCTACCCGTAATCCAGTAAGTGAAGCAAGCTGCTGGCGCGTAAGCGGAACCTGAAAAGAGTAGGGCGTTTTTTCCTCATGATAACTTTTCAGATAATCCATAAGCAATTTCAGCTTGGATACGGGATTCTGAAAAGAAAGATTATACAACATGAGGTATTTATAATACATCCTTTCCGCAAGACATTCATAGACGCTTAAAGAAACTTCGGGATTATTCCGGATCAGGTCCATAAAATTCTCTCTTGGTATTCTGAATACACTTGAATCTTTCATTGCAACGGCATTCATAGGATATGGTCTGTCCACAAACAATAAAGACTCTCCGAAACTTTGACCGTCTGAGAAGATATTCTGGATAAATTCTTTTCCACCTTCTGTATAATTATTGAGTTTAATTTTACCTTTTTCAATCTGGTAATAATACATTGGAGACTCTTCTTCCCGGAAAATAATATCTTCTGCCTTATAATCTTTAATTTCGGCACCAAATGAAATCAATAAATTTTCAATGATCATATTGTAATTTATTTTAATTTTTTAAATGAACATTCGTACTATTCTTGTTTAAAAATTTTCTTAAAATAAAGGAACATGGATTTTATTTATTTTTCGAACAACGTGGTACCATTCATATACCACACCTATTCACTTTTTTTGATTATTTCTTTTAACAATATTGATTGAGATCATAAAAAAGTATAACGGTAATCAGCTACATTTACAACCCGTCAGAAAGTACATTGTAAATAATGGGAAACTGACTGATAAAAGCTGTTATGATCTTTTGCTTAAAAAAATAACGTGGTATCTATGTGGTACGCGGTTTTATTTAAATTTTAATCATTTTTTCTTTCTTTGCCAAGGTAAAAATGATGCAAATTCACAAGTAGATTTTTTTTTAACATATTTATTAACTTAATACAACTTAAATATTATAATCTATTGAATTATAATCATTGAAAATGCGTAAATTTTAACTATATAAAAATTATTTTATTCCATTATTAACCTATAAAACACAGATATCAGAGAAAAAAAGACTTTGTACTGATGCGCAAAAGATGTCGCATCTGAAATAAGTAGAGATGAGAAAGTATTATGAAAAACAAAAAAACTGAACCGAATATTGAGGATTTGAATCAAAAGATTCTTGTACAAGACGAAATTATGGCACTTGCCAAAGCAAATTCTCCACGTTTGCTGAATAAATTCAGACTCGTCTATCCTGATTTTTTTAAAAAGTTATCTGCTATACAGCCTTCGCTAAAAAACTCTGAATTGATCTTTTGTATCTATCTTAAGCTCAATATGACCACCAAGGAAATTGCAACCTGTATTTTTGTAACGCCCAAAGCCATACAAAACAGGAAAAACAGGATCAGAAAAAAACTTAATATTCCTTCGGAATTTGATATCTACAAATGGTTTAATGAAATTTAAACCATTTTTTTTGTTTAAATTTCAATGACAGCCTGATCCAGATCATGATATAACAGAATTTTCCAGTGGTTCTGCCTTGCTTCTTTTTCCCATTTAAGCCTTAATTCCATTGCTTTCCTGCCATCAAAGTCACTTTTATAAGCCAGATGATACTTCAGATAAGAAGCCTGTGGAAGATCATCGGCACCATAGAAAACCGTTTCCTCATTTTCCCTGATCCAGAAAACCTGCATAAACGGAGTATGCCCGCCGGCCACTTCATATGAAATTTCATCTGTAATCTGACCTTTATCTTCATTCATCCAGATAATATTGGGCAGCTGGATCAATTTTTCCAGCACATCAAAATCAAAAGAAGGATTGCCTTTATTTTCCATCGCAAAATCCAGTTCACGTTTCTGTATATAAATCTGAGCATTGGGAAAAGTTGCTTCAAAACCATTATCTTTAAGGGTTACCGCTCCTTCGATATGATCTTTGTGAAGATGGGAAAATAATAATTTAGTGATCTGCCCGGGAAGAATATTTTCTTTTTCCAGAATTTCAGAAATTACCGTTGCTCCGGAATCATTTTTCCAGCCAATCCCTGCATCCAGAAGAATATAATCATTTTCAGTAATGATGAGAAAAGGCTGCACAGACATTTTAATTCCTCCAACCTGATCAAAATTTTCATCTGTTAAAAGTGTAAAATCCTTAGTTTTGCTTGCCGAAAAATTACCTTCTTTAAGTGGAATGATTTTCATGCTGCAAATTTCTTTAATAATTCCAATATGTAAAAGGTTTTTCATCAATATATATCATCAATAAAAACAATGATACGGCACCCTTTTGAAATCATTCTACTTACCATAGCCTCAGTGATTATTTATAAAAAATGTGAAGTCTTAAACCGGGAAATTTCTTTTTTTAATG belongs to Chryseobacterium gleum and includes:
- a CDS encoding ATP-dependent DNA ligase; the encoded protein is MRHFAELINALETTNKTNAKIDAIIDYLERAPDEDKVWFIALFTGKRPKRNVNTNYMKEWALEITQLPYWLFQESYSSVGDLGETLSLILPPPQEKIERSLSEWMNDIVNLKSKTDTEKKEFVLQSWNGLDYTERLIFNKLIGGSFRIGVSDKTLINALTRFSGQESSALMHSLMGKWLPDEVSFKELIDAENVNPDNSKPYPFCLAYPLEKEAEELGNPDEWLVEYKWDGIRGQIIRRNDEVFIWSRGEELVTEQFPEIMEVVQEMKGNFVLDGEILAVKDGKVLNFNELQKRLNRKTLTKKMLSEIPIEVFAYDLLEFEDNDLREKPISARRALLEELLLNENPQNISISKSLEFEKWEELNSLRENSREVNSEGLMLKQKNSPYHSGRKKGDWWKWKINPFTIDAVLIYAQKGSGRRSAYYTDYTFAVKNGDTLVTIAKAYSGLTDKEIMEVSRFVTKNAIEKFGPVRTVKAELVFEIAFEGIGFSNRHKSGVALRFPRIVRWRKDKTVEEIDDLEEIKKLIQ
- a CDS encoding helix-turn-helix transcriptional regulator, with product MKNKKTEPNIEDLNQKILVQDEIMALAKANSPRLLNKFRLVYPDFFKKLSAIQPSLKNSELIFCIYLKLNMTTKEIATCIFVTPKAIQNRKNRIRKKLNIPSEFDIYKWFNEI
- a CDS encoding ligase-associated DNA damage response exonuclease, which produces MKLITFTKKGIYCPQGKFYIDPWRPVDMAVITHGHADHARWGMKKYLCHHFTKPILHQRIGTDIECQSIEYGEVVTINGVKLSMHPAGHIIGSAQIRLEYKGYVTVISGDYKVQNDGLSTPFELVKCNEFVTESTFGLPIYNWLEVPDLNKKLQNWVLKNKENNKTSVFIGYSLGKAQRIMKAVEELGKIYVHYSIGKLNEAFETVGIDLPEYTIADFRERPKEVQHEIVIVPPALLDSNIIKKIPDPATAICSGWMQVRGARRWRSADAGFAMSDHADWKGLLQTVKATEAELVHVTHGQTEVFSKYLNEIGIKADVVETLFGDDEEESEKETLQTPES
- a CDS encoding Crp/Fnr family transcriptional regulator, which translates into the protein MIIENLLISFGAEIKDYKAEDIIFREEESPMYYYQIEKGKIKLNNYTEGGKEFIQNIFSDGQSFGESLLFVDRPYPMNAVAMKDSSVFRIPRENFMDLIRNNPEVSLSVYECLAERMYYKYLMLYNLSFQNPVSKLKLLMDYLKSYHEEKTPYSFQVPLTRQQLASLTGLRVETVIRTIKQMEKDQMVKIERRKIYY
- a CDS encoding SDR family NAD(P)-dependent oxidoreductase, yielding MSKTILITGAASGFGKIAAFDLAKKGHKVIATAQV
- a CDS encoding NAD(P)-dependent oxidoreductase, whose amino-acid sequence is MAMEKIGFIGLGNMGHPMAKNLEKAGFQLSVYNRSAEKTTDFEGKSSVCTQIKDLVQNSDIIFTMLTNDNAVKAVYEEILPINIQGKLFVDMSTISPETSTETAAALKIKEASFIDAPVAGSTMPAKEGALIIMAGGEEKDIERAMPYLLKMGKSVKHLGENGKGIAGKLSVNYFLSAIYQGLAETVLLAGKLGIERSDMLEIINESASGSGATKVKTPLLIADEYAPAFALDLMLKDILLAKNAGADFPLSEPLIQTYQNAHDKGFGQDDVIGIINYLKTKE
- a CDS encoding S41 family peptidase, which codes for MLKIKTLLLIFISSSFSFAQNCNCESNYQWVKKTFEENDAGYQYVIDQKGAPAYQAHNNEFLNKIKNVKSDTECQQIIYDWLKFFRSGHFSISKIDNTSQQNPTAAVENIKTEMVKVDLEKFKKEVLTKKDSDIEGIWETGPYTIGIKKFGDSYKGFIITSGAENWKPYELKLVIKADKTTGTFYLRNKSAQEINNIRLIGKNYLGLGEFTLKRISPQFEKEESIETYFETIKAQKPFLKVLNKTTLLLRIPSFNGALKKDIDSVIAANQSKIESTENLIIDIRNNGGGSDSSFDKIIPYLYTNPIRSIRTQFYSTKLNNQRMLDLYENYQKYGIPKEEREYLKKAYDKLTRNLGKFVSLQDDGNIVGINKLDKISPYPKNVGIIINDGNGSTAEEFLLAAKQSKKVKLFGTTTAGVLDISNMYFINSPCNEFKLGYSLSKSFRIPEMAIDGKGIQPDYYIDRTIPDYQWIDYVNEVLNEK
- a CDS encoding PPC domain-containing DNA-binding protein; protein product: MNYKGKRWSAREADQIYIVSIENHCNIVETLTDFIMDQKILAGEVTGIGAVSEATLRFFNPATKKYVDKTFKEQMEVTNISGNVSEIEGKLTLHLHITLGREDYTALAGHLLEAKIQGAAEFIFYPLNTRVVKIKNEETGINLYDFEK
- a CDS encoding CatA-like O-acetyltransferase → MKIVDIDNWNRKEHFEFFSNMASPYFGFTTEVDCTKAYETAKEKGYSFFAYYFHKSMVAINTVDELKLRIVDGQVVQFDTVHAGSTIGRPDGTFGFSFTHYSEDFETFNAALQEEIKGVHQTSGLRLSNERLGKDHVRHTTIPWNSFSAILQPTDFNTQESVPKVAFGRFNIRDGRKYLPVSVEAHHGLADGIHIARYLEEFQRQLDQ
- a CDS encoding MBL fold metallo-hydrolase → MKIIPLKEGNFSASKTKDFTLLTDENFDQVGGIKMSVQPFLIITENDYILLDAGIGWKNDSGATVISEILEKENILPGQITKLLFSHLHKDHIEGAVTLKDNGFEATFPNAQIYIQKRELDFAMENKGNPSFDFDVLEKLIQLPNIIWMNEDKGQITDEISYEVAGGHTPFMQVFWIRENEETVFYGADDLPQASYLKYHLAYKSDFDGRKAMELRLKWEKEARQNHWKILLYHDLDQAVIEI